The genome window CGCCTTCAGCACGGGGTAGACCCCGGCGAACCCGCCCGGGATGCGCTCGGCCACCACCGCCCCCCGGGTCAGCACCCCATGCCGGTCCAGGAGCTGCTCCGCCACCGCGTGCAGCCGACGGGTCGGGTCGGCCGCGGCGGGTCGGAACGGGGGGCTGTGGACAACCGGGGACCCGCTCTCCTCCGCTCGGCCACCCTCCCGAATCGGGGGCCCCGGCACCGGGGGCTGGGGCTCCAGCCCGACCGCCGAGGGCCCACCTCCCAGCGTGGCCGTCGGGGTGAGGCTCCAGCGACCCGCCGCGGCCGGGGGACCCGAACGGGCGGGTGCCGGAACGCCGCGGCGGCCGTAACGGCGGCTGGGGGCGCGGCGGCGGGTGGTGGGGCGGGAACCGCCGGTGACGAGGGCGCGGAGAGGGGCCAGGGTGTCGTTGGTGACGTGGCCGGCCCAGACCAGCTCCCAGACGGCCAGGAGCAGCTCGCTGTCGTTGGGCGGGGCGACCGTGTCCGAGAGCTGGCGGAAGAACATCGCCCCGTGGGCGGCCAGGGCGTCGCGGACCTGGACGGCCAGGGGGGACAGCTCGACCGGGAGCGGTTCGGGCAGCAGCAGCGGGGCGGCCTCGGCCAGGTAGAGGCCGACCCAGCCGTCGTCGGAGCCGAGCGCCCCGGCACCGGCCCAGACGACCTCGCCGGAGGCGCAGAGCTGGTCGAGCAGGCCCGGGTGGTAGCCGGGGAGGCGGGCGGCCAGGACCTGGCGCTCCAGGGCCGAGGCGGGCACGGCCGCCCCCTGGAGCTGCTCGACCACCCGGAACAGGGCGTCCAGGTCGGCCGAGCGGGGCCCGGCCGGCCCCACTCCCTGCCAGGCCAGGAGGAACCGGGCCATGGCCTCGGTGGGGACGGGCTCGACCTCGCGGCGGAGGGCGGCCAGGGAGCGGCGCCGCAGCCGCCGCAGCACCTCGGCGTCCAGCCACTCGCGGCCCGACCCGCCGGGGCGGAACTCGCCCTGGACGACCCGGCCGGCCGCCTCCAGCCGGGCCAGGGTCTGCTCGACCACGGCCACGCCCAGCCCCAGCCGCCGGGCCGGGTCGCCGCCCAGGAACGGCCCGTGGGTGCGGGCGTAGCGGGCCAGCAGGTCGCCGACCGGGTCGGCCACCGGCTCCAGGAACGCCTGCGGCACCCCGACCGGCGGGGCCGCCCCCAGCCCGTCGCGCAGCCGGGCCACGTCCTCGATGGCCACCCAGCGCTCCTGGCCGCCGACCCGCAGCCGCACCGCCCGCCGCGAGGCCTCCAGCTCGGCCAGCCACCCGGGGGCGGCGTCGGGGTCGGCGCTGCGGGCGGCCGCCTCCTGCACGGTCAGGTCGCCGAGCAGCCGCAGGGCGTCGTGCAGGCCGTCGGGGTCGCGGACCCTGCGCTCGGGGGTGAGCAGCTGCAGCTCCAGCTCCAGGTCGGCCAGGGCGGCCTGGTCGATCAGGTCGCGCAGCTCCTCGCGGCCCAGCAGCTCGGCCAGGACCGACCGGTCCAGCGACAGTGCCTGGGCCCGGCGCTCGGCCAGGGGGGCGTCGCCCTCGTACATGAAGGCGGCCACGTAGCCGAACTGGAGCGAGCTGGCGAACGGCGACGGGAACGGGGTGTCGACCTCGACCACCCGGACCTCCCGGCTGGCCACCTGGGCCATCAGCTCCTTGAGGCCGGGCAGGTCGAACACGTCCTGGAGGCACTCGCGCATCGTCTCCAGCACCACCGGGAACGACCCGTACCTGGAGGCCACCTGGAGCAGGCCGGCGCTGCGCTGGCGCTGCTGCCACAGGGGGGTGCGCCGGTCGGGCCGGCGCCGGGGCAGGAGCAGGGCCCGGGCCGCGCACTCGCGGAAGCGGCTGGCGAACAGGGCCGACCCGCCGACCTCCCCCACCACCAGGTCCTCGATCTCGTCGGGGTCGAACAGGATCGACTCGGCGGCCGGGGCCTCGTCGACCTCGGGGAGCCGGACCACCACCCCGTCGTCGCTGTACATGGTCTGGACCTCGAGGCCGAGGCGCTCCCGGACGCGGGCCTCGATGGCCTGCGACCAGGGGGCGTGGACCTGGGCCCCGAACGGTGAGTGGACGCAGACCCGCCAGTCGCCCAGCTCGTCGCGGAAGCGCTCGACCACGATGGTGCGGTCGTCGGGCAGGACCCCGGTGGCCTCGCGCTGCTCGTCCAGGTAGGCGCCGAGGTTGCCGGCGGCGAAGTCGTCCAGGCCGGCCGCCCGCAGCCGCTCCAGCCGCGCCTCCGGCTTGAGCCCGGACAGCTCGCGCAGGAACGCGCCAAGGGCGCGGCCCAGCTCCACCGGGCGCCCGAGCATGTCGCCGTGCCAGAACGGCAGCTTGCCCGGCTGGCCGGGGGCCGGGGAGACCAGCACCCGGTCGTGGGTGATGTCCTCGATCCGCCAGGCCGAGGCGCCGAGGGTGAACACCTCCCCGACCCGGGACTCGTAGACCATCTCCTCGTCCAGCTCGCCGACCCGGGTGGCCCGCTCCCCGACCAGGAAGACGCCGAACAGGCCCCGGTCGGGGATGGTGCCGCCGGAGGTGACGGCCAGGCGCTGGGCGCCGGGACGGCCGGCCAGCCGGCCCTCGACCCGGTCCCAGTTGAGCCGGGGCCGCAGCTCGGCGAACTCGTCCGAGGGGTACCGCCCCGACAGCATGTCGAGGACGCTGTCGAGGGCGCTGCGGGGCAGCTCGGCGAAGGGCGCGGCCCGGCGGACCAGGGCCTCGAGGTCGTCGACGGTCCAGTCGTCCATGGCCACCATGGCCACGACCTGCTGGGCGAGCACGTCCAGGGGGTTGCGGGGGTAGCGCATGGCCTCGATCGCCCCGGCCTGCATGCGCTCGACCACGACCGCGCTCTCGACCAGGTCGCCGCGGAACTTGGGGAAGACGATGCCGCGGCTGACCGCGCCCACCTGGTGACCGGCCCGGCCGATGCGCTGCAGGCCGGACGCGACCGAGCTGGGCGCCTCCACCTGGATGACCAGGTCGACGGCGCCCATGTCGATGCCCAGCTCCAGCGAGCTGGTCGCGACCACCGCGGGCAGCCGGCCGGCCTTGAGGTCCTCCTCGATCTCGGTGCGCTGCTCGCGGCTGACCGAGCCGTGGTGGGCCCGGGCCAGCTCGGTCCCGGCGAGCTCGTTGAGGTTGGCGCAGAGCCGCTCGGCCAGGCGGCGGGAGTTGGCGAACACGATCGTGGAGCGGTGGGCCCGGATCAGCTCGACCAGCCGCTCGTCGATGTGGGGCCAGATCGAGGAGCGGTCGGGCAGCCCGGAGGCCGACCCGCTCGCCGGGTCGTCGGACGCCTCGCCGATGGCCGCCATGTCCTCGACCGGGACCACCACCGACAGGTCGAACGCCTTCTCGCTGGGCGGGGCGACGACGGTGACCGGGCGGGAACCGCCGAGG of Actinomycetota bacterium contains these proteins:
- a CDS encoding DEAD/DEAH box helicase; translated protein: MAAARTPAGLGRFSALTRGWFEGAFAAPTQAQVGAWDALAQDQDVLVVAPTGSGKTLAAFLSAIDRLAGAPPVPERQRLRVLYISPLKALAADIERNLRAPLAGLRAAAARLDQPLPDITVGMRTGDTPAEARRRFPAHPPDILITTPESLFLLLTSRAREALAGVDTVIVDEVHSVVATKRGAHLALSLERLDELLERPARRIGLSATVRPLDEVARFLGGSRPVTVVAPPSEKAFDLSVVVPVEDMAAIGEASDDPASGSASGLPDRSSIWPHIDERLVELIRAHRSTIVFANSRRLAERLCANLNELAGTELARAHHGSVSREQRTEIEEDLKAGRLPAVVATSSLELGIDMGAVDLVIQVEAPSSVASGLQRIGRAGHQVGAVSRGIVFPKFRGDLVESAVVVERMQAGAIEAMRYPRNPLDVLAQQVVAMVAMDDWTVDDLEALVRRAAPFAELPRSALDSVLDMLSGRYPSDEFAELRPRLNWDRVEGRLAGRPGAQRLAVTSGGTIPDRGLFGVFLVGERATRVGELDEEMVYESRVGEVFTLGASAWRIEDITHDRVLVSPAPGQPGKLPFWHGDMLGRPVELGRALGAFLRELSGLKPEARLERLRAAGLDDFAAGNLGAYLDEQREATGVLPDDRTIVVERFRDELGDWRVCVHSPFGAQVHAPWSQAIEARVRERLGLEVQTMYSDDGVVVRLPEVDEAPAAESILFDPDEIEDLVVGEVGGSALFASRFRECAARALLLPRRRPDRRTPLWQQRQRSAGLLQVASRYGSFPVVLETMRECLQDVFDLPGLKELMAQVASREVRVVEVDTPFPSPFASSLQFGYVAAFMYEGDAPLAERRAQALSLDRSVLAELLGREELRDLIDQAALADLELELQLLTPERRVRDPDGLHDALRLLGDLTVQEAAARSADPDAAPGWLAELEASRRAVRLRVGGQERWVAIEDVARLRDGLGAAPPVGVPQAFLEPVADPVGDLLARYARTHGPFLGGDPARRLGLGVAVVEQTLARLEAAGRVVQGEFRPGGSGREWLDAEVLRRLRRRSLAALRREVEPVPTEAMARFLLAWQGVGPAGPRSADLDALFRVVEQLQGAAVPASALERQVLAARLPGYHPGLLDQLCASGEVVWAGAGALGSDDGWVGLYLAEAAPLLLPEPLPVELSPLAVQVRDALAAHGAMFFRQLSDTVAPPNDSELLLAVWELVWAGHVTNDTLAPLRALVTGGSRPTTRRRAPSRRYGRRGVPAPARSGPPAAAGRWSLTPTATLGGGPSAVGLEPQPPVPGPPIREGGRAEESGSPVVHSPPFRPAAADPTRRLHAVAEQLLDRHGVLTRGAVVAERIPGGFAGVYPVLKAMEDAGRCRRGYFVDGLGGAQFAVPGAVDRLRALTDPPASPLTQVLAAADPANPYGAALPWPERTATGTEGERPGHRPGRKAGAVVILVDGDLVLYVERGGRTLLTFTDHPDRLARAADALALAVRDGALGRLAVEKADGGTVFDTPLARALTEAGFRPSARGLRLRG